Part of the Pedobacter roseus genome is shown below.
GAATTCGCTCGCCACCTCAACGTTTAGCGCAAGGAGTTGATGAATGTAAGCTAAAAAGTCGTTTGTAATCTTCGCGATCTCTACATCCTGAATACTCAGTTCATCGCGCTCTATAAAGAACAGCAACAAATCGAAGGGTCCTTCGAATACCGGAAGTTTTATTTCAAAATTCTCTGCCTGCATGTGAAAGGACAAACATAATGAAATTTTTCAGGTCCTAACAGTTAAAGACTAATCGAAAATACTATACCATTATCACTTACTGCTATCCACTTAACACAAACGCTAAACGTTTATAACGCAACTCTAACCTGCTAAACACTAACCGCTTAACCATCAAGAATAAACCGCTATTTTTCGTTTCTATATTAAAACAAAAATACCTTACTTTGTATCTTGTTTTTTACCATAAATTTCGAATGCAAGTAAAAGCTGGCCCCCTATTATCTAAAATCAACTATCCTGCTGATTTAAAGCAATTTAGTGAATCCGACTTAGAACAAATAAGCCAGGAATTACGACAGTACATTATTGATGTAGTAAGTGTTAACGGAGGCCATTTCGCTTCCAGTTTAGGTGTTGTTGAACTAACAGTAGCCTTGCACTATGCACTAAATACCCCATATGACAAATTGGTTTGGGATGTAGGCCATCAGGCTTACGGCCATAAAATCTTGACCGGCCGTAGGGATTTGTTCCATACTAACCGTGTCTATAAAGGTATCAGTGGTTTCCCGAAAATTTCGGAGAGTGAGTACGATACTTTTGGCGTTGGTCACTCCTCTACTTCAATTTCGGCTGCGCTGGGTATGGCTGTAGCTTCGCAACTAAAAGGCGAAACAGACAGACAGCACGTTGCCATTATTGGTGATGGGGCCATGACCGCAGGTCTGGCCTTTGAAGGATTAAACCATGCCGGAATCGAAAATAGTAACGTGCTGGTTATCCTGAATGATAATTGCATGTCTATCGACCCGAATGTGGGTGCACTTAAAGAATATTTAACCAGCATCACCATTTCTAAATCATACAACCGTTTCCGTGATGATATTTCTCACGTACTGGCCGGGCTTTCTAAATTAGGTCCAAATGCACATAAGTATGTTAAGAAAATAGAGAAAAGCATTAAAGGAACGCTACTCAAACAAAGTAATTTGTTTGAGGCTTTAAACTTTAGGTATTTTGGCCCTGTTGATGGTCACGACGTAAAGCGTTTGGCCCAAACGATAAAGGATTTATCTGCCATTCCCGGCCCAAAACTTCTTCACTGTATTACGGTGAAAGGTAAAGGTTTCGCCCTGGCAGAAAAAGATCAAACAATATGGCATTCACCTGGACTTTTTGACAAGATTACCGGAGAGATCAAAAAAAGCATTCCAGATAAACCACAGCCGCCAAAATATCAGGATGTTTTTGGGCATACCATGGTAGAACTGGCGGAGGTTAATGATAAAATTGTAGGAATTACGCCAGCAATGCCATCAGGATCATCATTAAATATTATGATGAAAGCGATGCCAAATCGTGCATTTGATGTGGGGATTGCCGAACAACATGCGGTGACGTTTTCGGCTGGTTTAGCGACACAGGGATTAGTTCCTTTCTGTAACATCTACTCAAGCTTTATGCAAAGGGCTTATGATCAGGTTATCCATGATGTGGCTATACAAAAACTAAATGTTGTATTCTGTTTAGATAGGGCCGGCCTGGCTGGTGCTGATGGTGCGACGCATCATGGTGCCTATGACATTGCTTATATGCGCTGTATTCCAAATTTAGTAATTTCTTCTCCTATGAATGAAGAAGAGTTACGCAACCTGATGTTCACTGCTCAACAGGAAAATATCGGTCCATTTGTAATCCGTTATCCCCGTGGTAACGGTGTAATGCCCGATTGGAAGAGACCTTTCAAAGCATTGGAAATCGGCAAAGGACGTAAAATATGCGATGGGGAAGATGTAGCTTTATTAACCATCGGCCACGTAGGTAATTTTGCAATAGAAGCGCGTGCTGAACTGAACAGCGAAGGCTTTTATCCGGCACATTACGATCTACGTTTTGTAAAACCTTTAGATGAAGCTTTATTGCATGAAGTATTTACTAAATATAAATATGTGATTACGGTAGAAGATGGTTCGCTCCCTGGTGGTGTAGGCTCTGCAGTATTAGAATTTATGGCCGATCATGGTTACAATGCAAATGTAGTCCGCTTAGGTATTCCTGACCATTTTATCGAACATGGCGAACAGGCCGAACTTTGGGCAGAATGTGGTTATGATAAAAATGCAATTATTAAGGCGGTTAGGAAAGTTGCGGTAAAGAGAACTACCGATAGTATGGCAGGGTAGGAAAACTCGCTAGCGCTCATCTTAAGTGGAAAATGTAAGATGGATGATGTAATTATTTAAATAAATAAAAAGCCTCAGTTATTTTTAACTGAGGCTTTGAAATTTGATAACATTTCATTAAAAATCGCTATATAAGTTTCTGAACGAACTGCGCAAACCGAACGTGATTAGCCCTGTATTGTTTTTACCGAAGCTGTTGCTTTCGCGTCTCAATATACCCCCCAATTCTAAGCGTAAATTATATTTCGGGTTAATTACATAAGCTACCCTTCCCTCTGCATAGAAAAGATCCGTACGGATACCTTGGGTAGTATAATTCCCTGTCGACTGCACTGCATCTGTGTAAGGTTCAAAAATATTTTTACCGTAATTTTTTCCAGCTTCATCTAAACCATATTTAGCGTACAATAATTCGCCACTAAAATCAAAACGTTTGTAAGAATAATTTAATAGTCCAATTAATTCTCTAAAGTTAGCACCCATTGGGTGAGCTAAAGGCTCATTATAGTTTGCGTAATTGCCGATGCGTGTTCTTGAAGAAAATGTATATGGCTTAGCAGTATTATACTCTAACAAATAATTTAGTCCTTCAACCTTAAAAACATCTGCTCCTCTAAAACCCAACTGCCAGCCATATTTATTTCTAGAGCTTCCAGAGCTAGAAAAGAAATTTTTAGCTTCAAACTCATCTAAAGAAAACTGTCCATAAGCAACCAATTCTTTAGCAAATTTATATTTGGCCGTAAAGCCCAATAAAGCATTATCTGGTGAGCCACTCGAAGCTTCAACAGGTCTTAAAAAGATTATTGGGTTAGCATAGCCCCAATCAAAACCTCGTTTGTTACCAGTATCATCAGTTTGCGCCCATATAATTGAATCAAAGAATCCGACAGATAATCGATTATTTACGTTCCAATCCAAGTAATGAAAAACTCCGCCCTTTTTACGGTTACCGGCATCATAAGATAATTTATTTGCTCCTGGATCTTGCATTGAAGTCCACATGGCCATATATTGTACATTACCTAAATTCGCTGTTAATTTGAGGAGAGGGGCTGGAGACGAAAAATCAGACAATAGTAAAGAGCGATAGCCATCACCAATAAAAGTTTTATCATAACCTGCAGTAATATTCAAATATTTTATGGGTGTATAAGATACTGTTGCGGTAACATAAGACCAGTCTAACGAAGTCTTACCAGCATTAAAGCCGTAAGCACGGTTATAAGATTGACCTGGAACAACTTTGCTTGTGTTTACATAATTATTATAATATTGTGAGAATTGCCCCTGATTTTCGAAACCACTAGTATAAAAGGAGAACTTTTTGCCAACTGTTCCTCCCACCTGGTATCCTCTGGTATTTAACCAAACATTCTGTTTGCCTGAAAAGTCTCTACCAATTTGGAAATCCGGCAAAAAGTCGGCATATATAGTATAGTCTTCTTTTTGTATATCCAATAAATGTTCTTGAAATAATTTACGTGACACCCAGGAATGCCTACTCGAATCTACTCCAACACTCAATAGTAGGTTACTTTTATCTCTCAGCAAGCTATCATCGATAAAAAAAGGCTTTAAAGCGCTATGAATACGTGAATTTGGATTATAAATCTCGCTACTCAGTTTCTGATAAAATTGATAAGAGTAAGGTTGATAAACAACCTGGGCTTTCACTTTGTAAATGGAAAAGACTAAAAATAGGAGGAATAAGATTTTCTTCATCTGGTAAATTTTTAATTCAAACGGCAAAGAACGTTATTAATTATCAATTTAATGCTCTTTGTCAAAGTTCAATAAAAGAAAAGCCCTTACGGGCTTAAAAATCTATAATAATGTTATTGGAATATTTAAATCCCAAAGATCAACAGGATACGTTTGTGCATTAGAAAGTTTTAACAGCTCTTCCTTCACTAGAGCTGCATCTTCTTTAAAAGTAACACCGAACCATTTGGAATCTGTAGCGATAACTTTGATACGAGCTTCACCAGTTCTAATCAACTGATCAGCAACTTCTGGTATAAGGAACTCCGTTTTAAGCTCATCTTTATTTACTGATAAGAACTCGTAATACTTATCCTCCATCCAGTCAATAAAACTTGGTGTAAAACAGAAAAAGTTCATACTCACCTTAGTACCTTTATTTAAAATCTCACTTTGATCCTTTTCCAGGCTAATTATTTTTCCAGCTTTTAAAATAATCTCCCTTCTTTCATTGATGGAGACAATTTCATCTGCGGCATTGGTCTGGATCTCTCCTCTGGTAACCGCGCCAAACTCGCTTACGGTATTCTTTAATTCGTATCCTAAGCAGGCGAATAAATTATCCTGAATCTCTTGGGTTAAAAATGTATGGGCTTTATTAAAGGCATCAAAACCATAAAAGTCATCGGCGTTAATTACAGCAAAAGGTTCACTCACCTTACCCTTGCAACAAAGTAGCGCATGTGCAGTACCAAAAGGTTTTGTTCTTTCTTTTGAAAATTCAATATCATTGCTAAAGCTTTCCAGCGATTGAAAAGCATAATCGATCTCAATTTTTCCGCTTAATTTGTGCTCAATTTGCGCAGCAAAGGCTTCAGCAAATTCTTCGCGGATGATAAAAACCACCTTGCCAAATCCTGTCCTGATGGCATCATAAATAGAATATTCCATAATAGTTTCACCACCAGGACCGAAAGATTCTGTTTGTTTGTTCCCCCCATATCGACTGGCCATTCCTGCTGCAAGAATAATTAGGGTTGGTCTTGTATTCATCAAATAATGTAATTAAAAAGCATTCTCTTCACCTTTAACCATATTAATTACGGTCATAAAGATAATCTTCACATCCAGCATGGCACTCCAATTCTCTAAATACCAGATATCGTGTTCCACTCGTTTTACCATTTTGTAATCTTCCTTAGTTTCGCCACGGTAGCCGTTTACCTGTGCCCAACCTGTAATTCCTGGTTTTAAAAAGTGACGAACCATAAATTGGTCTACGATACCCTTGTACTGTTCGGTATGGCTTAACATATGCGGACGGGGGCCTACCACACTCATATGCCCCATAAATACATTAAAAAACTGTGGCAGTTCATCTAAGCTAGATTTTCTTAAAAACTTTCCAATAGGCGTAATCCGATCATCGTTTTTACTCGCCTGTTTTTTATCGCTATCGGCATTCATGCGCATGCTTCTAAATTTAAAACACCAGAAAGGTTCATCATCTCTCCCACTTCGCAGCTGTTTAAATAACACAGGGCCTTTACTTTGCATTTTAATTAACAAGGCAATAATTGGATACAACCAGCTTAGCACGAAAAGAATCACCAAACCACTAAACACTACATCAATTGCCCGTTTTTTAAAGCGGTTGTGTATTTTCTCTAGTGGCTCAGAACGTAAAGAAATCACGGGGAACTCGTTCCCCAAATAACTTACCGTATAGGGCGATAATAAGGCACCGCTAATATCAGGAATAAACTTTAAGCGTACACATTGGCGCTCAGCCTCTTCAGTCAATAGACTCATATCTGCCATCCGTTCCGGTGCAATGGTAACATAAATATCTTTAATGCCTTTATCAACCGCCATTTTAAACTGCCGCCCAACCATATCAGAAATCTGACCGTTACGGTCTAAATAATCCTCCGGCATATCATTAATAAAACCATGAAATTCAATATAGCGCTGCTTTTCGAAATAGCTCGCCAATTGCAAACCCGTAGCATTATTACCCATAATCGCTACAGACTTAACACCTCGTAGATGGTTAAATAATAAAAACTGAAAAGAGGTACCAATAAAGCGGTTCACCAAAAACAAAATGGCTAACATGCCATAAAAAATCACTAAAAAAGATCTGGAGAAATCATTTTGTTTAGAGAAGAAAAGGTAGATAGAAAATAAAACCGCGTGTAAAACGACACTTTTCCAGGTTCCGCGATAGATGCGCTCAATCCTACGCGATCCATATTCACTATACAAACCAAAACTTGTAGTGCTCACAATCCAGATCAGATTACAAACCACAATATAATGCCATTGCAATTCAGAACTTACCGCTTTCCCCATATAAGCGGTAAATTCGTAGGCAAAAAAGTACACAATATTGACCATAATCAGGTCAGTAATCGGTAAAATATATTTGAGTATAAATAAGTAACGTGTTTGCATAGGCTTAAAGGGAAAACTAAAACATTTATCTATTGCTTTTGTTTTAAATGAATCATAATGAACAAAATTGATGCCCAAAATCTAAATTCAAAGTTAAATAATCATTACCAAAATAAAAATCAGTAATAATCACGCAATATAAGATTTACATAAAGCTAAAGAAAGAGGAGTATTTATGCTTCTAGTAATAGTCGATAAATTCATCCCATAGGTAGATACAAAAAAAGTTTACAATTTCTGTAAACTTTGCAAACGATCTTTAATTTCTGTAATTATGAATACTGCATTCCATGTTGAATCACCATATCCTTAGCAACCTGTTTAATCTCTTGTTCATCGGATTTGGGATAAATCAACAATATTTCGCCATCATCAACCACAATATAGTTATCTAAGCCCCTAATTACGGCAGCTTTGTCATTCGGCAAATGAATAATACAGTTCGAAGTATCTTTTAAATGAATCTTTTCCAAATTGACCATATTATTATCAGCATCTTTTTCCCCTATAGCATGTAATGATGCCCATGTGCCCAAATCCGACCAGCCAATGTCGGCAGGAATGGTATAAACATTATCTGCTTTTTCCAGGATCGCATAATCAATCGAAATATTAGGACTTGATGGATAATTTTCAACAATGAATTTGACCTCGTTTGGTGTATTATAAAAAGATAAACCGCTTTCAAACATTGTAGCAATTTCAGGAGCATGTTGCTCAAAGGCTTTCTTTAATGAACTTGCCGA
Proteins encoded:
- a CDS encoding gliding motility protein RemB; this encodes MKKILFLLFLVFSIYKVKAQVVYQPYSYQFYQKLSSEIYNPNSRIHSALKPFFIDDSLLRDKSNLLLSVGVDSSRHSWVSRKLFQEHLLDIQKEDYTIYADFLPDFQIGRDFSGKQNVWLNTRGYQVGGTVGKKFSFYTSGFENQGQFSQYYNNYVNTSKVVPGQSYNRAYGFNAGKTSLDWSYVTATVSYTPIKYLNITAGYDKTFIGDGYRSLLLSDFSSPAPLLKLTANLGNVQYMAMWTSMQDPGANKLSYDAGNRKKGGVFHYLDWNVNNRLSVGFFDSIIWAQTDDTGNKRGFDWGYANPIIFLRPVEASSGSPDNALLGFTAKYKFAKELVAYGQFSLDEFEAKNFFSSSGSSRNKYGWQLGFRGADVFKVEGLNYLLEYNTAKPYTFSSRTRIGNYANYNEPLAHPMGANFRELIGLLNYSYKRFDFSGELLYAKYGLDEAGKNYGKNIFEPYTDAVQSTGNYTTQGIRTDLFYAEGRVAYVINPKYNLRLELGGILRRESNSFGKNNTGLITFGLRSSFRNLYSDF
- the dxs gene encoding 1-deoxy-D-xylulose-5-phosphate synthase, with product MQVKAGPLLSKINYPADLKQFSESDLEQISQELRQYIIDVVSVNGGHFASSLGVVELTVALHYALNTPYDKLVWDVGHQAYGHKILTGRRDLFHTNRVYKGISGFPKISESEYDTFGVGHSSTSISAALGMAVASQLKGETDRQHVAIIGDGAMTAGLAFEGLNHAGIENSNVLVILNDNCMSIDPNVGALKEYLTSITISKSYNRFRDDISHVLAGLSKLGPNAHKYVKKIEKSIKGTLLKQSNLFEALNFRYFGPVDGHDVKRLAQTIKDLSAIPGPKLLHCITVKGKGFALAEKDQTIWHSPGLFDKITGEIKKSIPDKPQPPKYQDVFGHTMVELAEVNDKIVGITPAMPSGSSLNIMMKAMPNRAFDVGIAEQHAVTFSAGLATQGLVPFCNIYSSFMQRAYDQVIHDVAIQKLNVVFCLDRAGLAGADGATHHGAYDIAYMRCIPNLVISSPMNEEELRNLMFTAQQENIGPFVIRYPRGNGVMPDWKRPFKALEIGKGRKICDGEDVALLTIGHVGNFAIEARAELNSEGFYPAHYDLRFVKPLDEALLHEVFTKYKYVITVEDGSLPGGVGSAVLEFMADHGYNANVVRLGIPDHFIEHGEQAELWAECGYDKNAIIKAVRKVAVKRTTDSMAG
- a CDS encoding nucleotidyltransferase family protein, translating into MNTRPTLIILAAGMASRYGGNKQTESFGPGGETIMEYSIYDAIRTGFGKVVFIIREEFAEAFAAQIEHKLSGKIEIDYAFQSLESFSNDIEFSKERTKPFGTAHALLCCKGKVSEPFAVINADDFYGFDAFNKAHTFLTQEIQDNLFACLGYELKNTVSEFGAVTRGEIQTNAADEIVSINERREIILKAGKIISLEKDQSEILNKGTKVSMNFFCFTPSFIDWMEDKYYEFLSVNKDELKTEFLIPEVADQLIRTGEARIKVIATDSKWFGVTFKEDAALVKEELLKLSNAQTYPVDLWDLNIPITLL
- a CDS encoding undecaprenyl-phosphate glucose phosphotransferase, whose product is MQTRYLFILKYILPITDLIMVNIVYFFAYEFTAYMGKAVSSELQWHYIVVCNLIWIVSTTSFGLYSEYGSRRIERIYRGTWKSVVLHAVLFSIYLFFSKQNDFSRSFLVIFYGMLAILFLVNRFIGTSFQFLLFNHLRGVKSVAIMGNNATGLQLASYFEKQRYIEFHGFINDMPEDYLDRNGQISDMVGRQFKMAVDKGIKDIYVTIAPERMADMSLLTEEAERQCVRLKFIPDISGALLSPYTVSYLGNEFPVISLRSEPLEKIHNRFKKRAIDVVFSGLVILFVLSWLYPIIALLIKMQSKGPVLFKQLRSGRDDEPFWCFKFRSMRMNADSDKKQASKNDDRITPIGKFLRKSSLDELPQFFNVFMGHMSVVGPRPHMLSHTEQYKGIVDQFMVRHFLKPGITGWAQVNGYRGETKEDYKMVKRVEHDIWYLENWSAMLDVKIIFMTVINMVKGEENAF